The DNA segment CGGCGAGTTCCCACGATTGAGGCATACTCAACCGCTGCGGGAGTATCAAAGCTCAGTATGCGCCCGGAAAAATCGCTGTGCAGCAGCTCGGCAGCAGCAGATATCAGCAGAATCTTGCGTTCTCCCTCTGGCATTTCATCCAGCCCATATAAAATCTCGGCGGAGGTAATGGTGGTAATAAAGGTGTGTGCGGGTGGCAGTGAGCCAATCCGCTGCATAACCCCCGGATCGGGATTGGCGCGCATCAGTTCCGAGAGCACATTCGTATCCAGCACAAACATCTCAGAACCCCGGCTCACGCGGCAGATCGGTACGATCAGGAGGGGGGAGGTCTATGCCGCCAACAGCGGCAAACCTGGTGTGAATGCGTTCGGCGAGATTTTCTTCCGGTGAGGGTTCTCTCGACAGGACATCGGACAGAATCTGACGAACCTCTTCCTCCATCGAATTCTGATGCTCGGCTGCCCGCCGCCTGAGCTGCTGTTTTACCCGGGCATCGAGATTGCGAATAGTCAATGTCGCCATACCACACCTCCGCTGACAGCAATGCTGTCAATGACATCATAATACAGCTGGTCTATTCGAAGCAAGTGTGTATTCCGGCGACGCGAATCCCGCCGCCCCCTTTATCTCCGCCCCCGATTCCGGCACAATAGCCGCCATGAAGATTGCCGTGCTCCTGTCCGGCGGGGTGGACAGCTCCGTCGCGCTCAACCTGCTGCTGCGGCAGGGCTACACCGACATCACCGCCTACTACCTCAAGATCTGGCTCGAGGACGAGATGGCCTACATGGGCTCTTGCCCCTGGGAAGAGGATCTGCAGTACGCCGAAGCGGTCTGCGATCAGGCCGGCGTCCCTCTCAAGGTTCTGCCCCTGCAGCAGCAGTACTACGACCGCGTCGTCTCCTACGCCATCGACGAGCTGCGCGCCGGGCGCACCCCCAGCCCCGACATCTTCTGCAACCAGCGCATCAAGTTCGGCGCCTTCTGGGACGAGCTGCAGGAGCACTACGATTACGTCGCCACCGGCCACTACGCCCGCATCGACCGGCTTCCACCCGGCAGCCCCCTGCCGCCGTTTCTGGCAGGCTTCGGAGAGACCACTCCGGGGGGCGCCAGCCCATCGGCCGGCGAGGCCGCGACCCGACGCGCCCCCCATGGCGGACAAGGTTCCGCCATTCCCCGGGAGCCCTCAGCGGCCGGTGCTGCCGACCAGCCCCTCTGCCTGCTGCGGCGAGCACCGGATCCGGTCAAGGATCAGAGCTACTTTTTAAGCCACCTCTCGCAGGATCAGCTGCAGAAAATCCTGTTTCCCCTGGGTGAGTATACCAAAGCTCAGGTGCGCGCGTTTGCACAGGAGTTTGATCTGCCTACCAAGGACCGCAAAGACAGTCAGGGTATCTGCTTTCTGGGCAAGATCCGCTACCCCGAGTTCGTCGGGCATTATCTGGGCGAGCAGGATGGCCCGCTTGTTGAGCGCGAGACCGGCACCGAGCTGGGGCGCCACAAGGGCTACTGGTACTTTACCATCGGGCAGCGCCAGGGCATCGGGCTGGGCAACGGTCCCTGGTACGTGGTCGGCAAGGACGTTGCGCAGAATATCGTCTACATCTCGCACAGCAGTCACCGCGACGAGGCCAAACGCAGCAGCTTCCGCATCGAGAACATGAGCTGGACCGTACCCGCGCCCGATATGGCAGGGTTTGCGGCTGGCGGGTGGGGGAGACAGGCTGACGAATCCGGTGCAGACGATGCAGCTGGCGTCGCCGACATGCCTGCGGCCTCCGGCAACTATCCCCTGCTGACCAAACTGCGCCACGGCCCCGAGCTGACCCCCTGCAGTCTCAACCCCGACACCGGTCTGGTGCAGCTGCAAGGCGGCGACCAGGGAGTGGCCCCGGGGCAGTTCTCGGTACTCTATGCCGGAGAGTACTGCCTGGGCGGCGGGCGCATCTGTGCTGATGAGGTGAGTACCGGGCAGGGATAAAGCAGCTATTCGATGATATAGCGCGAAATCATCGAATACGATCGACAAAATTGCATTAAATCATCTATGCGGGATTTCGGCCGATACCGTTATCTCGATCAAGCAACATTCATTCGGTAAACAGTGCGGCGACATCCAGCGTGAATCCTTCCAGTATGCGGCTGCACAGTTGGCCGCCGCCGACCAGCATGTTCGGTTCGCTGTAGCGGCCGTGTTTATCCAGCACAAACGACTGGATGCTGCCGGCCGGATCGACCACCCAGTACTCGCTGACCCCATGCTGTTCATATAAATGGAACTTGTCGTTCAGGTCTTTCTTGCTGGTATACGGCGACAGCACCTCTACCGCCAGGTCGGGGGCGCCGCGGGCGCCGAAATCGGTAAGTTTGCTCGAGTCGCAGAACACTACGACGTCCGGCTGGACCACGCTGTCGACCTCGTCGTCGCTTTGGGAGGCTGATTTGTCAGCAGAACATCGAAGGGGGCAACGTACACCGAACACGGCTTTCCCGCCAGCCAGTTTGCCAGCTGCCGCAAGATCTCTCCTGTTATTGCCTGGTGTCGGCGGCTGGGTGCCGGGATCATGCTCCAAGCCGCGCCATGTATGAGCTCCCAGCGTTCCTCCCGTGCCCACTGCCGGTACTCGGCATAGGTATACTGTCGGTCGGTGTTTCTGC comes from the Spirochaeta africana DSM 8902 genome and includes:
- a CDS encoding type II toxin-antitoxin system VapC family toxin yields the protein MFVLDTNVLSELMRANPDPGVMQRIGSLPPAHTFITTITSAEILYGLDEMPEGERKILLISAAAELLHSDFSGRILSFDTPAAVEYASIVGTRRRSGRPIAMADAIIAAICRSRDAELLTRNTRDFGATGIRLSNPFIAE
- a CDS encoding FitA-like ribbon-helix-helix domain-containing protein, which gives rise to MATLTIRNLDARVKQQLRRRAAEHQNSMEEEVRQILSDVLSREPSPEENLAERIHTRFAAVGGIDLPPPDRTDLPREPGF
- a CDS encoding aminomethyltransferase beta-barrel domain-containing protein; amino-acid sequence: MPAASGNYPLLTKLRHGPELTPCSLNPDTGLVQLQGGDQGVAPGQFSVLYAGEYCLGGGRICADEVSTGQG
- a CDS encoding Uma2 family endonuclease translates to MFGVRCPLRCSADKSASQSDDEVDSVVQPDVVVFCDSSKLTDFGARGAPDLAVEVLSPYTSKKDLNDKFHLYEQHGVSEYWVVDPAGSIQSFVLDKHGRYSEPNMLVGGGQLCSRILEGFTLDVAALFTE
- a CDS encoding Uma2 family endonuclease gives rise to the protein MTVITNSLPGYPCCNNAVSCYIISKHIMTTAEQGGDSWTPVPRRSMIISEIAMATSGRNTDRQYTYAEYRQWAREERWELIHGAAWSMIPAPSRRHQAITGEILRQLANWLAGKPCSVYVAPFDVLLTNQPPKATTRSTAWSSRTS